Proteins encoded by one window of Puntigrus tetrazona isolate hp1 chromosome 17, ASM1883169v1, whole genome shotgun sequence:
- the insyn2ab gene encoding inhibitory synaptic factor 2A isoform X2: MVSKEAGRCTLSSSESDSESGGPSVERSGADAVRKRNKALQVRFKDICEAQNEAAHRGARDRSVSCKVIHRRYMTMPARRSIPNVTKSTGVQTSPDLKKRYQTFPFERKKGNVIKHTALVENYPDQNNGFLSDVKSGERGTRCEGRVQQTRVLLHTTPQCSDAKDLCAGLDCSDGKLCPDLSESLSDQSNSRREASVLGDGTKHKGLPGESEAGAAQQPNCASSTTPTQPLQVRGDCSKISGPIAWTSLTQVECPESPSGSCKRKKDTAQLNGLQAQSQTLPHSASCASQAHCHSGQNSGASETRQGTQGQLIALPGADGNVKARLQAMEALINSSQETIKVLLGVIQELERGEAQREGLSYRTGQDTANCDTCRNSACIIYRDPAEATRNFKAKR, from the exons ATGGTCAGTAAGGAGGCAGGCCGCTGCACTCTGTCAAGCTCAGAGTCTGACTCGGAGTCCGGCGGTCCTTCGGTGGAGCGAAGCGGAGCAGACGCGGTACGCAAGCGAAACAAAGCCCTCCAGGTGCGTTTTAAAGACATCTGCGAGGCGCAGAATGAGGCCGCCCACCGAGGTGCCAGAGACCGCTCCGTTTCCTGCAAGGTCATCCACCGGAGGTACATGACCATGCCGGCGCGCCGCTCCATCCCAAACGTCACCAAGAGCACGGGCGTGCAAACCTCGCCCGATTTGAAAAAGCGCTACCAGACTTTCCCCTTCGAGCGCAAAAAGGGAAACGTCATCAAACACACTGCTCTAGTGGAGAACTACCCAGATCAAAACAATGGCTTTTTGAGTGACGTGAAGAGCGGGGAACGTGGGACGAGGTGCGAGGGTCGGGTGCAGCAGACCCGGGTGTTGCTCCACACTACTCCGCAGTGCAGCGACGCTAAGGACTTGTGCGCTGGGCTGGACTGTTCAGATGGGAAACTCTGCCCTGACCTGTCAGAATCGCTTTCAGATCAGTCGAACTCAAGGAGGGAAGCCAGTGTCCTGGGGGATGGAACCAAGCACAAAGGATTACCCGGTGAAAGCGAGGCAGGGGCAGCCCAGCAGCCCAACTGTGCCTCCTCGACCACTCCGACTCAACCTCTGCAGGTCAGGGGTGACTGTTCAAAGATTTCTGGCCCTATTGCATGGACATCTTTGACTCAAGTGGAATGCCCGGAGAGTCCCTCAGGGAGCTGCAAACGCAAAAAAGACACGGCGCAGCTGAACGGATTGCAGGCGCAGTCCCAGACTTTGCCTCATTCGGCGAGTTGCGCTTCCCAGGCCCACTGTCACAGTGGCCAAAACTCGGGCGCATCAGAGACCCGGCAGGGCACACAGGGGCAGCTGATTGCTCTCCCCGGGGCCGATGGGAATGTGAAAGCCAGGCTTCAAGCCATGGAGGCTCTGATCAACTCCAGTCAAGAAACCATCAAAGTGCTGCTGGGGGTCATTCAGGAGCTGGAAAGAGGAGAAGCACAGCGAGAGGG ACTGTCTTATCGAACTGGGCAGGATACAGCCAACTGTGACACGTGTCGTAACAGTGCCTGCATCATATACAG